A single Aspergillus puulaauensis MK2 DNA, chromosome 7, nearly complete sequence DNA region contains:
- a CDS encoding uncharacterized protein (SECRETED:SignalP(1-18);~antiSMASH:Cluster_7.2) — protein MKTNFLVVIATLAATALAGPAADADSLVARADICHKPSSCSSFWSGKCEEYCAPYKFSHMSGDDCGGSTKKCCCEKP, from the coding sequence ATGAAGACCAACTTCCTCGTTGTCATTGCTACCCTGGCCGCCACTGCCCTCGCCGGCCCTGCCGCGGACGCCGATAGCCTTGTCGCCAGAGCCGACATCTGCCACAAgcccagcagctgcagttcCTTCTGGTCCGGCAAGTGTGAAGAGTACTGCGCGCCCTACAAGTTCTCCCACATGAGCGGCGACGACTGTGGCGGAAGTACCAAGAAGTGCTGCTGTGAAAAGCCTTAG